One genomic region from Fictibacillus marinisediminis encodes:
- a CDS encoding amidohydrolase, giving the protein MGTLYSNGIIYTLAQEGETVEAVYVAGNTIKETGTAQSLLKKYSDEIDSSIDLGGAVMFPGFVDSHLHIIGHGEKLIRRDLSHFTSAEEMGDYLKSEAEKEKPGNWIIGDGWNENNFLDRKIFHRLELDELSPHHPMLLSRVCRHAFLANSAALELAGITKETENPPGGIIVRDVNGEATGYLLDSAADLVKKAVPPVTEKYISNALTASVHDLLSLGLTGGHTEDLGYYGGFEKTVSAFRKVLNGDSIKFKAHLLVHHNVVSDYQVSKLSETDSPYIEFGAMKIFSDGAFGGRTALLSKPYNDAPDTSGVAIHHPEELKELVHLARNHMMAVAVHTIGDLSLEYTLEAIRAHPAVTEKRDRIIHAGLVRPDLIEQMKQLPIVIDIQPSFVPSDFPWLIERLGQERIPYALAWKTLIDHGLHCAGGSDAPIEAVNPLEGIYAAVTRKKPDENHEGYQKEEKLTAYQAVQLYTAGSAYAISKEHTRGRIEAGFEADFTVLDRDILASDPNEILEAKVLYTIIDNSIEFSAFHH; this is encoded by the coding sequence ATGGGAACGTTATATTCGAATGGCATCATTTACACGCTTGCTCAAGAAGGTGAGACCGTAGAAGCGGTATATGTAGCAGGCAATACAATAAAAGAAACTGGAACAGCTCAGTCGTTATTAAAAAAGTACAGCGATGAAATTGATTCATCTATTGATCTGGGAGGAGCTGTGATGTTTCCTGGGTTTGTAGACAGCCATCTTCACATCATCGGACATGGAGAGAAGCTGATCAGAAGAGATCTGTCTCATTTTACTTCAGCAGAAGAGATGGGAGACTATCTAAAAAGCGAGGCAGAAAAAGAAAAGCCAGGAAATTGGATCATCGGTGATGGATGGAATGAAAATAATTTTTTGGACAGAAAGATCTTCCATAGGCTTGAGCTTGATGAGCTGTCACCTCATCATCCTATGCTCCTTTCACGTGTTTGCCGACATGCTTTTTTGGCTAACAGTGCAGCCTTGGAACTTGCGGGAATTACGAAAGAAACAGAAAATCCTCCGGGAGGCATTATCGTCCGCGATGTAAACGGTGAGGCAACAGGTTATCTCCTGGACAGCGCTGCAGACCTTGTCAAAAAGGCTGTGCCGCCTGTTACAGAAAAATACATATCGAATGCCTTAACAGCTTCTGTACATGATTTGCTATCATTAGGGCTTACAGGAGGACATACCGAAGACTTAGGGTATTACGGCGGCTTTGAAAAGACGGTGTCCGCATTCAGGAAAGTGCTGAATGGTGATTCTATAAAATTTAAAGCACATCTTCTTGTTCATCATAATGTGGTCAGTGATTATCAAGTATCAAAGCTTTCCGAAACAGATTCTCCGTATATTGAATTTGGGGCCATGAAAATCTTCAGTGACGGAGCGTTCGGAGGCCGAACCGCGCTCTTAAGCAAACCGTATAATGACGCTCCAGATACTTCTGGTGTTGCAATCCATCATCCGGAAGAGTTAAAAGAACTTGTTCACCTTGCAAGAAATCATATGATGGCTGTCGCTGTCCATACGATAGGTGATCTTTCATTAGAATACACACTTGAGGCGATCCGGGCACATCCGGCTGTAACTGAGAAGAGGGACCGGATCATTCATGCTGGACTCGTCAGGCCTGATCTAATTGAGCAAATGAAACAGCTGCCGATCGTTATCGATATACAGCCAAGCTTTGTTCCGTCTGATTTTCCATGGCTGATCGAAAGGTTAGGCCAAGAAAGAATACCGTATGCATTAGCATGGAAAACCCTCATTGATCATGGGCTTCACTGTGCAGGCGGTTCCGATGCTCCAATAGAGGCAGTGAATCCATTAGAGGGTATTTACGCTGCGGTCACAAGGAAAAAACCGGATGAGAACCATGAAGGGTATCAGAAGGAAGAAAAACTTACAGCCTACCAGGCGGTTCAGCTGTATACCGCGGGAAGTGCTTATGCGATCAGCAAAGAACATACAAGAGGACGGATCGAAGCTGGATTCGAAGCAGATTTTACTGTGCTGGACAGAGATATCCTTGCCAGTGATCCGAATGAAATCCTCGAAGCAAAAGTCCTTTATACGATCATTGATAATTCGATCGAATTCAGCGCCTTCCACCACTAA
- a CDS encoding acetate kinase: MAKIIAINAGSSSLKFQLLEMPEEQVLTKGVVERIGLNDSIFTIEVNGEKIKEVTEIPDHGVAVKMLLEKLTAHQVISSYDEIEGIGHRVVHGGEKFNDSAVITDQVLEEIEELSFLAPLHNPANVVGITAFKEILPNVPAVAVFDTAFHQSMPEQSFLYSLPYEYYEKYGIRKYGFHGTSHKYVTERAAELLGRPVEQLRLLSCHLGNGASIAAIEGGKSIDTSMGFTPLAGVTMGTRSGNIDPALIPYIMQKTGQTAEEVLNVLNNKSGMLGVSGFSSDLRDIEQKANEGNERAELALEVFASRIHKYIGSYAARMAGIDAIIFTAGIGENSDTVRARVLRGLEFMGVYWDPALNKVRGKEAFISYPHSPVKVIIIPTNEEVMIARDTVRLSK, from the coding sequence ATGGCTAAAATTATCGCAATCAACGCTGGGAGTTCTTCACTGAAATTTCAGCTGCTTGAAATGCCTGAAGAGCAAGTTCTAACAAAAGGTGTAGTTGAGCGTATCGGATTAAATGACTCCATTTTTACCATTGAAGTAAATGGAGAAAAAATAAAAGAAGTAACAGAAATTCCTGATCATGGGGTAGCGGTAAAAATGCTGCTTGAAAAATTGACGGCCCACCAGGTCATTTCTTCTTATGATGAAATTGAAGGGATCGGACACCGTGTTGTTCATGGCGGTGAAAAGTTCAATGATTCAGCTGTAATCACTGACCAGGTCTTGGAGGAAATTGAGGAACTGTCTTTCTTGGCACCTCTTCATAATCCGGCTAACGTTGTCGGTATCACAGCGTTCAAAGAAATTTTGCCGAACGTACCGGCTGTGGCTGTTTTTGACACGGCGTTTCACCAATCCATGCCTGAACAATCATTTTTGTATAGTTTACCATATGAATATTATGAAAAGTACGGCATCCGAAAATATGGTTTCCATGGTACCTCTCATAAGTATGTTACAGAACGTGCAGCTGAACTGCTTGGCCGTCCGGTCGAACAGCTTCGCCTTCTATCCTGCCACTTAGGTAACGGTGCGAGCATTGCGGCCATTGAAGGCGGAAAATCCATTGACACTTCTATGGGCTTCACGCCATTGGCGGGTGTTACGATGGGAACGCGTTCTGGAAACATTGACCCAGCATTGATTCCTTATATCATGCAAAAAACAGGCCAAACGGCTGAAGAGGTACTAAACGTTTTGAATAATAAGAGCGGAATGCTAGGTGTATCAGGCTTCTCTTCTGATCTTCGTGATATTGAGCAGAAGGCAAATGAAGGAAATGAAAGAGCAGAACTTGCTCTGGAAGTTTTTGCTTCCCGAATCCATAAATACATCGGTTCTTATGCTGCTCGTATGGCTGGCATCGATGCGATTATCTTTACAGCTGGAATCGGTGAAAACAGTGATACCGTCCGTGCGCGTGTCCTTCGCGGTTTAGAATTTATGGGCGTATACTGGGACCCTGCATTAAACAAAGTACGCGGAAAAGAAGCATTCATAAGCTATCCTCATTCACCGGTTAAGGTTATTATCATACCTACGAATGAAGAAGTGATGATCGCAAGAGATACAGTAAGACTATCTAAATAA
- a CDS encoding DUF2953 domain-containing protein, translated as MIFFIVLIILLLLFIILIFSTVHVSFLYTHKGDDDFLRLKVSLWKVISYSVVVPEVKVNASEKKIEAKKKSNGAAGVKKKKTKITVQTIKESSRKYSRLLAHVTGFYRILRRFLKKVTISQVRWDSRFGLGDAASTAVASGMVWALKGNVLGMLSHFVSLKGVPSIQVIPVYQGTLTQTRLSCMISFKIGHAIVVMLQMLKHWRKISSSKSKKSKKYIAGGTSHV; from the coding sequence ATGATTTTTTTTATCGTACTCATTATTTTACTGCTCTTATTTATCATTCTGATTTTTTCAACAGTACACGTTTCCTTTTTATACACACACAAAGGGGACGATGATTTTTTGCGTCTTAAAGTATCCCTGTGGAAAGTGATCTCCTATTCCGTCGTGGTGCCCGAGGTTAAAGTCAATGCTTCCGAAAAAAAGATTGAAGCGAAAAAAAAATCAAATGGGGCTGCAGGGGTAAAAAAGAAGAAAACAAAAATCACCGTACAGACCATTAAGGAAAGCTCCAGGAAATACAGCAGGCTCCTTGCCCATGTGACGGGCTTTTATAGAATTCTTCGCCGATTCTTAAAGAAAGTTACAATTTCTCAGGTAAGGTGGGACAGCCGGTTTGGCCTTGGAGATGCGGCTTCAACAGCTGTTGCATCGGGCATGGTCTGGGCTTTAAAAGGCAACGTGCTTGGCATGCTGTCGCACTTTGTCTCTTTAAAAGGAGTGCCTTCCATTCAGGTCATACCTGTTTACCAAGGGACTCTTACGCAAACAAGGCTGTCCTGTATGATTTCTTTTAAAATCGGGCATGCTATTGTCGTCATGTTACAGATGTTGAAACATTGGAGAAAAATAAGCTCCAGCAAAAGTAAAAAATCAAAAAAATATATAGCAGGAGGAACATCACATGTCTGA
- the argH gene encoding argininosuccinate lyase has protein sequence MTTKLWGGRFTEAAEQWVDEFGASISFDKELVEEDLAGSIAHVTMLSKCGIITKEDSETIRGGLQTLLKKAQNGELEYKVDYEDIHLNLEKLLTDEVGPVGGKLHTARSRNDQVATDIHLYMKKQVSSFIEQINQLQTVLVSLAEEHVETILPGYTHLQRAQPVSFAHHIMAYFWMFQRDKERLSDSMKRIDLCPLGAGALAGTTFPIDRAFTAQLLGFEDIYQNSLDAVSDRDFLVEFCSNASLVMMHLSRFCEELILWSSQEFQFVEISDSFATGSSMMPQKKNPDMAELIRGKTGRVYGSLTSLLTVLKGLPLAYNKDMQEDKEPLFDAVTTLKGSLSIFTGMIESITVRQENMQKAVSSDFSNATELADYLVNKGIPFREAHEIVGKLVLACIQKNVYLLDLPFDEYLAASPCFEKDVFDVLQAKTVVSRRNSAGGTGFEAVRAALKIAKTKI, from the coding sequence ATGACAACAAAATTATGGGGAGGAAGATTTACCGAAGCGGCTGAACAATGGGTCGATGAATTCGGTGCTTCCATTTCATTCGATAAAGAACTGGTAGAAGAAGATCTCGCGGGAAGCATTGCCCATGTTACAATGCTTTCCAAATGCGGAATCATTACAAAGGAAGACTCAGAGACAATTAGAGGCGGACTCCAGACGCTGTTAAAAAAAGCACAGAACGGTGAACTGGAGTACAAAGTGGACTATGAAGACATCCATCTTAACCTGGAAAAGCTTTTGACAGACGAGGTGGGCCCTGTTGGCGGTAAGCTTCATACCGCAAGAAGCAGGAATGACCAGGTAGCCACTGACATCCACCTCTACATGAAAAAGCAGGTCTCTTCGTTCATCGAGCAGATCAATCAGCTTCAAACAGTATTAGTTTCTCTTGCTGAAGAGCATGTGGAAACCATCTTGCCAGGTTATACACATCTTCAAAGAGCACAGCCTGTATCCTTTGCTCACCATATTATGGCTTATTTCTGGATGTTTCAGCGTGACAAGGAACGTCTTTCTGACAGCATGAAGCGTATCGATTTATGTCCTCTTGGTGCCGGTGCTCTGGCGGGAACGACTTTTCCGATCGACAGAGCGTTCACAGCTCAGCTTCTGGGCTTTGAAGATATCTATCAAAACAGCCTAGATGCAGTAAGCGACCGTGACTTTTTGGTGGAGTTCTGCAGTAATGCTTCCCTTGTGATGATGCATTTGTCACGTTTCTGCGAAGAGCTGATTCTTTGGTCATCTCAGGAATTTCAATTTGTTGAGATCAGTGATTCCTTTGCAACTGGAAGCAGCATGATGCCGCAGAAAAAGAACCCGGATATGGCTGAACTGATCCGCGGCAAAACAGGCCGTGTATATGGAAGCCTTACCTCGTTGCTTACGGTGTTGAAGGGACTTCCACTAGCTTACAACAAAGATATGCAGGAGGATAAAGAGCCTTTATTTGATGCGGTTACAACATTAAAGGGTTCATTGTCCATCTTTACCGGCATGATAGAGAGCATTACGGTCCGCCAGGAAAACATGCAAAAAGCCGTCTCATCCGATTTTTCCAATGCCACGGAACTTGCTGATTATCTTGTTAACAAAGGCATCCCATTCCGTGAGGCGCATGAAATTGTCGGTAAACTCGTGCTGGCTTGTATCCAGAAGAACGTGTACCTTCTGGATCTTCCGTTTGATGAATACCTAGCGGCTTCACCATGTTTTGAAAAGGATGTGTTTGATGTCCTTCAGGCGAAGACCGTTGTTTCCAGACGGAATTCTGCAGGCGGAACAGGATTTGAAGCTGTTCGAGCTGCGCTTAAGATTGCTAAAACTAAGATCTGA
- the ytfJ gene encoding GerW family sporulation protein → MSEHPIEGLMKTAMENLKQMIDVNTIIGDPVETPDGSVILTVSKVGFGFAAGGSEFSSGDHQNQGGGQQGQQDSSEELPFGGGSGGGVSITPIAFLIVGSTGIKTIHLDNSTHLYERLLDLAPSVVEKIQHMMNNRNRQRNVQQNQNQNQQQNQNQQQNQNQQQNPF, encoded by the coding sequence ATGTCTGAGCATCCTATTGAAGGCCTTATGAAAACGGCGATGGAAAATCTAAAACAAATGATCGATGTGAATACCATTATCGGCGATCCGGTAGAAACGCCTGATGGAAGTGTAATTTTAACTGTTTCCAAAGTGGGTTTTGGCTTTGCAGCAGGAGGAAGTGAATTCAGCAGCGGTGATCATCAAAACCAGGGTGGAGGCCAGCAGGGCCAGCAGGATTCCAGTGAAGAACTTCCGTTTGGCGGAGGTAGCGGCGGCGGTGTTTCCATCACTCCGATTGCCTTTTTAATCGTTGGTTCAACAGGTATCAAAACCATTCATTTGGATAACAGCACTCATCTTTATGAACGCCTTCTAGATTTGGCTCCAAGTGTTGTGGAAAAGATTCAGCATATGATGAACAACCGAAACAGGCAAAGAAACGTTCAGCAAAACCAAAATCAAAATCAACAGCAAAATCAAAATCAGCAGCAAAATCAAAATCAACAGCAAAACCCTTTTTAA
- a CDS encoding argininosuccinate synthase — translation MANKKVVLAYSGGLDTSVAIKWLQEKGYDVIALGLDVGEGKDLEFVKEKALMVGAIESISLDVKKEFAQDYVLPALQGHAMYEGKYPVLSALSRPLIAKKLVEVAEQYGAHAVAHGCTGKGNDQVRFEVSISALNPDLEVIAPVREWGWSRDEEIEYAKKHNIPIPATLDSPYSVDQNLWGRANECGILEDPWVAPPEDAYDLTAPLEETPDTPDMIEITFEEGVPVALNGIPYSLEQLIQHLNKVAGAHGIGRIDHVENRLVGIKSREIYECPAAVTLLKAHSELEDITLVKEVAHFKPVVEKKLTEVIYEGLWFSPIRQALQAFLQETQKHVTGVVRVKLFKGHAIVEGRKSPFSLYDEKLATYSTEDTFNHQDAVGFISLWGLPTKVSSKVQHNGVKV, via the coding sequence ATGGCAAATAAAAAAGTGGTATTAGCGTATTCAGGCGGATTGGATACTTCAGTAGCAATTAAATGGCTTCAAGAAAAAGGATACGATGTGATCGCACTTGGTCTTGATGTAGGTGAAGGAAAGGACCTGGAGTTTGTTAAAGAGAAGGCTCTGATGGTTGGAGCGATCGAATCCATTAGCTTAGATGTTAAAAAAGAGTTTGCTCAGGACTATGTACTGCCGGCTCTTCAAGGCCATGCAATGTATGAAGGGAAATACCCAGTACTTTCAGCGCTTTCCCGACCGCTGATCGCTAAAAAATTGGTCGAGGTTGCAGAACAGTACGGAGCTCATGCTGTAGCCCATGGCTGTACCGGAAAAGGAAACGATCAGGTTCGATTTGAAGTTTCCATTTCTGCGCTGAACCCTGATCTTGAAGTCATTGCTCCTGTACGTGAGTGGGGATGGTCGCGTGATGAAGAGATTGAATATGCAAAAAAACATAATATCCCGATTCCTGCGACACTGGACAGTCCTTATTCTGTCGATCAAAACCTTTGGGGAAGAGCCAACGAATGCGGCATATTGGAAGACCCATGGGTGGCTCCCCCGGAGGATGCATATGATTTAACGGCTCCTTTAGAGGAAACACCTGACACACCGGATATGATCGAAATTACATTTGAAGAAGGTGTTCCGGTAGCTTTAAATGGCATTCCTTACAGCTTGGAACAGCTGATTCAGCATTTGAATAAAGTGGCCGGAGCCCATGGCATCGGACGTATCGATCATGTAGAAAATCGTTTGGTGGGAATTAAATCAAGAGAAATATATGAATGTCCTGCTGCGGTGACATTGCTGAAAGCACACAGCGAGCTGGAAGACATCACGCTTGTGAAAGAAGTGGCACACTTTAAACCGGTCGTTGAGAAGAAGCTTACAGAAGTTATTTATGAAGGTCTTTGGTTCTCTCCAATCCGCCAGGCACTGCAAGCCTTTTTACAGGAAACACAAAAACATGTGACTGGTGTTGTACGAGTTAAGCTGTTCAAAGGGCATGCCATCGTAGAAGGCCGTAAGTCACCGTTCTCTCTCTATGATGAAAAACTTGCAACCTACTCAACAGAGGATACATTCAACCATCAGGATGCTGTTGGTTTCATCTCCTTATGGGGGCTTCCGACAAAAGTAAGCAGCAAGGTGCAGCATAACGGGGTGAAAGTATGA
- a CDS encoding NAD kinase, whose product MADERRNLYLFYKQEDEVLRKVEPLIAFAENYGFKIVDDHKKANIIASIGGDGAFLQAVRKTGFREDCLYVGVSTGELGFYCDFKIDDHQGMISAMDNDQVEVRKYPTLAVSMDHDDSTFYCLNECSIRSSIIKTFAMDVFIDDLYFETFRGDGMIVSTPTGSTAYNKSVTGAVVDPKLQCYQVSEMASLNNNLYRTLGSSFILSNERKLTFKFEQDNNQYPIIGIDNEALSIRHSEVIRFELSDRKVKTVKLKDNSFWHKVRRSFL is encoded by the coding sequence ATGGCAGACGAACGCAGAAATCTATACTTGTTTTATAAGCAGGAAGATGAAGTATTGAGAAAAGTAGAACCTTTAATTGCCTTTGCTGAAAATTATGGATTTAAGATTGTAGATGATCATAAAAAAGCTAATATCATTGCTTCTATCGGAGGAGATGGAGCATTTTTACAGGCCGTCAGAAAAACGGGTTTCCGTGAAGACTGTCTGTATGTGGGTGTCAGTACGGGAGAACTGGGTTTCTACTGTGACTTTAAAATAGATGACCACCAGGGAATGATATCAGCTATGGATAATGATCAAGTTGAGGTCAGAAAATATCCAACCTTGGCCGTGTCGATGGATCATGACGATTCTACTTTTTATTGCCTGAATGAATGCTCAATCCGTTCTTCCATTATCAAAACGTTCGCCATGGATGTGTTTATTGATGATTTGTATTTTGAAACGTTCAGAGGTGACGGCATGATCGTTTCCACCCCTACCGGAAGCACGGCATACAATAAATCAGTCACTGGTGCCGTCGTTGATCCCAAGCTCCAGTGCTACCAGGTCAGCGAGATGGCGTCATTGAACAACAACCTTTACCGCACGCTCGGATCTTCTTTTATTTTGAGCAATGAGAGAAAGCTGACATTTAAGTTTGAACAGGACAATAACCAGTACCCGATCATCGGCATTGATAATGAAGCGCTAAGCATCAGGCATTCAGAAGTGATCCGTTTTGAGCTGTCCGATCGAAAAGTAAAAACGGTTAAACTCAAAGACAACTCGTTTTGGCATAAAGTCAGGAGAAGTTTCCTATAA
- a CDS encoding class I SAM-dependent methyltransferase, with product MSSLSNVEKLFTVIDQSSERIKQEEELTYLEALVDTGENLFHQEIPKDVSQVTRAFLEKEYAKINLDTMGAEEIRKAFQLAVLKGMKEAIQPHHAMTPDAVGLFVGYLVQKLMQQKKEFVLLDPAVGSGNLLTTVLNQFGEEVQSFGVEVDETLLRLAWIVANLQKHNVELYHQDSIKPLYVDPVDIVVSDLPVGFYPGDETAQEFKVFAEKGHTYAHHLLIEQSINYLKESGFGVFLVPNSLFSSEQAYLLQDMLKERAVILGMIQLPMSLFKQESHAKSILLLQKNGEHTIKPKQALLVNLPSFSKKQAMGSVMSQMNAWFSSELKRS from the coding sequence ATGAGCAGCCTTTCGAATGTAGAGAAGCTTTTTACGGTTATTGATCAGTCATCTGAGAGAATTAAACAAGAAGAAGAATTAACCTATCTTGAAGCGCTTGTGGATACAGGTGAAAACTTATTTCATCAAGAGATACCAAAAGACGTATCACAAGTGACAAGAGCTTTTTTAGAAAAAGAATACGCTAAAATCAATCTCGATACGATGGGAGCGGAAGAAATTCGGAAAGCATTCCAGCTTGCCGTCTTAAAAGGAATGAAAGAAGCCATACAGCCGCATCATGCCATGACACCGGATGCTGTAGGTCTCTTTGTTGGTTACCTAGTACAAAAACTCATGCAGCAGAAGAAAGAATTTGTGCTTTTGGATCCCGCAGTCGGATCGGGCAACCTGCTTACAACCGTTTTAAACCAGTTTGGCGAAGAAGTCCAAAGCTTTGGTGTTGAAGTGGATGAGACGTTGCTGCGATTAGCTTGGATCGTCGCCAATCTGCAGAAACATAATGTAGAATTATATCATCAGGACAGCATTAAGCCGTTGTATGTAGATCCTGTAGATATCGTAGTTTCGGATCTGCCTGTTGGCTTTTATCCAGGGGATGAAACTGCGCAAGAATTCAAGGTATTTGCAGAGAAGGGCCATACGTACGCACATCATTTACTCATCGAACAAAGCATCAACTATTTAAAAGAATCCGGCTTTGGCGTTTTCCTTGTGCCTAATTCGTTGTTTTCGAGCGAACAAGCTTATTTGCTTCAAGACATGCTGAAGGAACGTGCAGTAATTTTAGGTATGATCCAGCTGCCCATGTCGCTCTTTAAACAGGAAAGCCATGCAAAAAGCATTTTGCTGCTGCAAAAAAACGGAGAACACACCATCAAACCAAAACAGGCTCTCCTTGTTAATTTGCCATCCTTTTCTAAAAAGCAAGCGATGGGGAGCGTAATGAGCCAGATGAATGCGTGGTTTAGCTCTGAACTAAAACGTTCATAA
- a CDS encoding EcsC family protein produces MSLTSREEKVWQSITQWESSYFDYESTDFEATYERWIKNQLSQLNPALIEKMNNFIDSALFHVHALIQNSRYQTDVRERLLSEARIFNPEVEIIEDLQSCTIDQLTYIAQQQIARSRMLSLAQGGLSGTGGLLLLGMDIPAMIALQVRSIQYIAMNYGYDIQKPSEMMMSLKVFHASTLPKRYQYESWNELLEEISSGERDSFFYVGDESVADVSWLSMPLKQGMKGIIITMLKKKMVQGIPLLGVLFGAAMNYQKSREVTEFAQKFYQKRFLLEKQS; encoded by the coding sequence GTGAGCTTAACTTCAAGAGAGGAAAAAGTATGGCAATCCATCACCCAGTGGGAGTCCAGTTATTTTGATTATGAGTCGACAGATTTTGAAGCGACCTATGAACGATGGATTAAAAATCAGCTGAGCCAACTGAACCCGGCTCTCATTGAAAAAATGAATAATTTCATTGATTCTGCATTGTTTCATGTTCACGCACTGATTCAGAATTCAAGATACCAAACGGATGTAAGAGAGAGGCTGCTGTCAGAAGCACGTATTTTTAATCCCGAAGTGGAGATTATTGAAGATTTACAATCATGTACGATTGATCAGCTTACATATATTGCGCAACAGCAAATCGCAAGAAGCCGGATGCTTTCTTTAGCGCAAGGAGGGCTTTCTGGAACAGGGGGACTCTTGCTGCTCGGGATGGATATTCCGGCAATGATTGCTTTGCAAGTACGGTCCATACAATACATCGCAATGAATTACGGATATGATATACAGAAACCGTCTGAAATGATGATGTCGTTGAAGGTATTTCATGCTTCCACACTTCCAAAACGGTATCAGTATGAAAGCTGGAACGAACTCCTTGAGGAGATCTCAAGCGGGGAGCGTGATTCGTTCTTTTATGTTGGTGATGAATCCGTTGCCGATGTATCCTGGCTTTCTATGCCGCTTAAACAGGGAATGAAGGGAATCATTATTACCATGCTCAAGAAAAAGATGGTACAGGGTATTCCTTTGCTTGGTGTTTTGTTTGGAGCTGCCATGAACTATCAAAAGTCCAGAGAAGTAACAGAATTCGCTCAAAAATTTTATCAAAAGCGTTTTCTATTGGAGAAACAATCATAA
- the tpx gene encoding thiol peroxidase: MGVTFKEKPVTLAGKQVKVGDQAPDFKVLANDMSEVTLADSKGSVRLISAVPSVDTGVCDAQTRRFNEEASKLDNVKILTVSVDLPFAQKRWCAAAGVENVQTLSDHRDLSFGQAYGVAIEELRLLARAVFVVDSSDKVTYVEYVDEVTTHPNYEAAIEAAKAAN; the protein is encoded by the coding sequence ATGGGAGTAACATTTAAGGAAAAACCGGTTACGTTAGCAGGGAAGCAAGTAAAGGTTGGTGACCAGGCTCCAGATTTTAAGGTTCTGGCCAACGACATGTCAGAAGTGACACTAGCGGATTCTAAAGGATCTGTTCGATTGATTTCTGCCGTACCTTCCGTTGATACAGGCGTTTGTGATGCGCAAACCCGCCGTTTTAACGAGGAAGCGTCGAAATTGGATAATGTTAAGATTTTAACTGTCTCAGTGGATCTTCCATTCGCTCAAAAACGCTGGTGCGCCGCTGCCGGTGTAGAGAACGTGCAGACACTTTCTGATCACCGTGATTTGTCTTTCGGCCAAGCTTACGGAGTGGCGATTGAAGAATTACGCCTCCTTGCACGGGCTGTTTTCGTAGTAGACAGTTCGGACAAAGTCACTTATGTGGAATATGTGGATGAAGTGACCACCCATCCAAATTATGAAGCTGCCATCGAAGCTGCAAAAGCTGCTAATTAA
- a CDS encoding SDR family oxidoreductase, producing MRHAIVTAGTKGLGKKVSEQLIMQGCSITVNYRSDENAVSQLKREWKSDEDRIQFIKGDVTKKEDIRYICESAMERFGRIDYLINNAGPYVFERKKLADYQDHEWYEMIDGNLSSVYHFLKLTIPVMRKNGFGRIITYGFQDAEYTPGWVYRSAFSAAKVGLVSLTKTIALEEAEHGITANMVCPGNIIGDMKEAGIEEARVLKDKDTPIGRSGTGEDIARLIAFLCEENSDMITGSIISATGGLDVINRHRK from the coding sequence GTGAGGCATGCCATTGTTACAGCAGGAACTAAAGGACTGGGCAAAAAAGTGTCAGAACAGCTAATCATGCAGGGGTGTTCCATCACTGTAAACTATCGAAGTGACGAAAATGCGGTGAGTCAGCTAAAGCGGGAATGGAAAAGCGATGAGGACCGGATCCAGTTTATAAAAGGTGATGTGACAAAAAAAGAAGATATCCGGTACATTTGTGAATCTGCAATGGAAAGGTTTGGGCGCATCGACTATCTCATCAATAATGCAGGTCCTTATGTGTTTGAACGGAAAAAACTTGCCGATTACCAAGACCATGAATGGTATGAGATGATCGATGGCAATCTGAGCTCCGTATACCATTTCCTCAAATTAACAATTCCTGTGATGAGAAAAAATGGTTTTGGCCGCATCATCACCTATGGATTCCAGGATGCAGAATATACTCCTGGCTGGGTGTACCGTTCAGCCTTCAGCGCAGCGAAAGTGGGTCTCGTATCTTTAACGAAAACGATCGCACTAGAGGAAGCAGAGCATGGCATAACGGCGAATATGGTCTGTCCAGGAAATATTATCGGTGACATGAAGGAAGCCGGAATTGAAGAAGCGAGAGTTTTAAAAGATAAAGACACTCCGATTGGACGTTCTGGCACAGGGGAGGATATCGCCCGCCTGATCGCGTTTCTCTGCGAAGAGAACTCAGACATGATAACAGGCAGCATCATTTCAGCTACCGGGGGGCTCGATGTGATCAACAGGCATCGTAAATAA